One window of Tenacibaculum maritimum NCIMB 2154 genomic DNA carries:
- a CDS encoding RHS repeat-associated core domain-containing protein yields MLLADTHLTFVVGIDIHFTTMIPFNPFHPYVGMVLDPADYIPFIGTNVHINGLKRGNSDTSGVIVPLVHIPLFTPPWLMTSIIGHESMNFYASDTVFSDSTRLSPKGHMLMTCNDIGIPLSLSVGKGKKFKIVPTLFSPTSFSLPTPTGLPVNVGGPYVPDWGGMLTGLLAGLGFGALMKYGKKVFNKVLKKAIGPNWLSRQLCKAGFEPINLINGAVLYEGVDFGFSGVLALSWDRSWYSDSDYVGWLGHGVHSCYDRALELYPSEDALGLRLEDGRIVGFPTLLKEEEFYLRSEKITLKRISEGYVAQDHMSNTYSYFTAFDVKKQQYQLTRIANADGLGIDFEIVNNRLRRIIDSGSREVNVFYNDAGFISKMSLLSGGDSEDLVSYRYDDYGNMTGIIDALGHCTSMEYVGHLMVKKEDRNGQCFYWEYDEWNRCVHTWGDGGWQEGWITYHKEEGYNLVKDANQAVTTYYYEPNQLVTGVKDPMGVCTYTQYTAWMEVYREVDGAGRVTGYSYDDRGNRTSICYADGTKEYFMYKSKDLLEVWINPEGEKTLYVYDELASHRIKSIVGEDQVATHFNYTSEGLLSEIRKEGNVLSLSYDARYNVKTWRENGKVLKRWDYNDRGRVIAEYIPNQMPNYFSYDALDRVLEITGSDGKEIHFRYNQYDEVVGVETGGHEVSFSYTPMGSLSSRTENGVKVSFEYDKMEQLRSIRNERNERYFFTRNRSGKIIKEQGFDGLEKRYRYNEAGEVIHIERGGGRYTSYEQDALGRITRASYEDGSWETYSYNKNGALIAACNQDISIYLERDAKGRVVKEIQSPTLGGGTEHSHEVEIRYNKLGQRTHVVSSLGAEVVSRYNQQGLIASISAQSEALKEQHKAWEASLEYDSQGRELERYVTGGVHSKMRYHLGNPVGQSMYSHGEQRGYRGYTWDTNRQLLETRSHLNQDPIGFSYDAFGNLARAKYSYKDILFKTPDAVGNLYKEEDQSDRVYGKGGRLLKDEEYHYKYDVEGHLILKSKRRINEKLAMPKHDNILDKWLGSGKPSKEAQLAHENWQLGDWGYVWYGNGRLKEVKNPDGSVVKMEYDALGRRTSKRAQGKVTRFFWDGNVLLHEWNHKEEDTPAVVVDAIGMLSYDKVAPIENLVTWVYESGRFVPSAKLVGGERYSILSDYLGTPIQAYDARGNIVWECELDIYGKVRNLHGEKTFIPFRYQGQYEDIETGLYYNRFRYYSPDTGTYISQDPIGLLGNNPNFYAYVHDVNSETDVFGLNKAPINLGGGFRGRLDQFNMGHGVDFEFHVYDKNMKEVGIFGSEGFMNKHGIAGADVDVPKSVQQRLKGMAVDQLRKGGRLGAKGTENIKGNKWKRPRLKGCN; encoded by the coding sequence ATGTTATTAGCAGATACTCATTTAACCTTTGTAGTAGGGATTGATATTCATTTTACAACAATGATTCCTTTTAACCCTTTTCATCCTTATGTAGGCATGGTTTTGGATCCTGCGGATTATATTCCATTTATAGGAACCAATGTTCATATCAATGGTTTGAAACGAGGGAATTCAGATACGAGTGGCGTGATTGTACCTTTGGTGCATATACCGCTATTTACACCACCTTGGCTTATGACTTCTATTATCGGCCACGAGAGTATGAATTTTTATGCATCGGATACTGTTTTTTCAGACAGTACGCGTTTGAGCCCTAAAGGTCATATGCTAATGACTTGTAATGATATAGGAATCCCCTTGTCTTTATCAGTAGGAAAGGGAAAGAAATTTAAAATAGTTCCTACATTATTTTCTCCAACGTCATTTTCATTGCCAACTCCTACGGGATTGCCTGTGAATGTGGGAGGTCCTTATGTTCCTGATTGGGGAGGTATGTTAACAGGATTGTTAGCAGGTTTAGGATTTGGCGCCTTGATGAAGTATGGAAAAAAGGTGTTTAATAAGGTATTAAAAAAAGCAATAGGTCCTAATTGGTTGAGTCGTCAGTTGTGTAAAGCTGGTTTTGAACCGATTAATTTAATCAATGGAGCAGTCTTGTATGAGGGGGTTGATTTTGGTTTTAGTGGAGTGCTTGCTTTAAGCTGGGATCGGAGTTGGTATTCTGATTCGGATTATGTGGGTTGGTTAGGTCATGGAGTACATAGTTGTTATGATCGAGCACTGGAGCTGTATCCATCGGAGGATGCTTTGGGCTTGCGTTTGGAAGATGGTCGAATAGTAGGTTTTCCAACATTATTAAAGGAAGAGGAGTTTTATTTGCGTAGTGAGAAAATAACATTAAAGCGTATTTCAGAAGGATATGTAGCGCAGGATCATATGTCGAATACGTATAGTTATTTTACAGCATTTGATGTTAAAAAGCAACAGTACCAGTTAACGCGTATAGCGAATGCTGATGGGTTGGGGATTGATTTTGAGATCGTAAACAATCGCTTGCGACGTATTATAGATAGTGGATCTCGTGAGGTTAATGTGTTTTACAATGATGCTGGATTTATTTCTAAGATGTCATTATTATCTGGAGGGGATTCTGAGGATTTAGTGAGTTATCGCTATGATGATTATGGAAATATGACGGGAATCATAGATGCTTTGGGGCATTGTACAAGCATGGAGTATGTAGGGCATTTAATGGTTAAAAAGGAAGATCGTAATGGACAGTGTTTTTATTGGGAGTATGATGAATGGAATCGATGTGTGCATACTTGGGGAGATGGAGGTTGGCAAGAGGGTTGGATTACTTACCATAAAGAGGAAGGATATAATTTGGTTAAGGATGCAAATCAAGCGGTTACTACGTATTATTATGAACCGAATCAATTGGTAACAGGCGTCAAAGACCCTATGGGAGTGTGTACTTATACGCAATATACGGCATGGATGGAGGTGTATCGAGAAGTAGATGGAGCGGGTCGTGTTACAGGGTATAGTTATGATGATAGAGGAAATAGGACAAGTATTTGTTATGCAGATGGAACAAAGGAGTACTTTATGTATAAATCCAAGGATCTTTTGGAGGTTTGGATCAATCCAGAAGGAGAAAAAACATTGTATGTATATGATGAATTGGCAAGTCATCGTATCAAAAGTATTGTAGGAGAAGATCAAGTAGCCACACACTTTAATTATACTTCCGAGGGATTGCTATCGGAAATTCGTAAGGAGGGTAATGTCTTGAGTTTGTCATATGATGCTAGGTATAATGTAAAAACTTGGCGAGAAAACGGAAAGGTATTGAAGCGATGGGATTACAATGATCGAGGTCGTGTGATTGCGGAGTATATCCCCAATCAAATGCCAAATTATTTTAGTTATGATGCGTTAGATCGAGTGTTGGAAATAACAGGATCTGATGGAAAGGAAATTCATTTTAGATATAATCAATATGATGAAGTAGTGGGAGTTGAAACAGGAGGGCATGAGGTATCTTTTTCATATACGCCAATGGGAAGTTTGTCTAGTAGAACGGAAAATGGGGTAAAGGTATCTTTTGAATATGATAAGATGGAGCAGTTACGAAGTATTCGTAATGAGCGTAATGAGCGTTATTTTTTTACCAGAAACCGATCAGGAAAGATTATAAAAGAGCAAGGATTTGATGGATTGGAGAAGCGTTATAGGTATAATGAAGCGGGAGAGGTCATACATATAGAACGAGGAGGAGGTCGCTATACGTCGTATGAACAGGATGCTTTAGGTCGTATTACACGAGCGAGTTATGAGGATGGTAGTTGGGAAACGTATAGTTATAATAAAAATGGAGCATTGATAGCGGCTTGTAATCAAGATATTAGTATTTATTTAGAGCGAGATGCGAAGGGCCGTGTTGTAAAAGAGATTCAGAGTCCAACTTTAGGAGGAGGAACAGAGCACAGTCATGAGGTGGAGATACGGTATAACAAGTTGGGGCAACGTACACATGTAGTAAGTAGTTTAGGAGCAGAGGTGGTGAGTAGGTATAACCAACAAGGTCTTATAGCATCAATTTCAGCTCAGAGTGAGGCGTTAAAGGAACAGCATAAGGCATGGGAGGCGAGTTTGGAGTACGATAGCCAAGGTAGAGAGTTGGAGCGTTATGTAACAGGAGGAGTTCATAGTAAAATGCGATATCACTTAGGGAATCCAGTGGGGCAGAGCATGTATAGCCATGGAGAGCAGCGAGGATACCGAGGCTATACCTGGGATACGAACCGTCAGTTATTAGAAACAAGAAGCCATTTGAATCAAGATCCGATAGGATTTAGTTACGATGCTTTTGGAAACTTAGCACGAGCAAAATATAGTTATAAAGATATTTTATTTAAGACCCCAGATGCGGTAGGTAATTTATATAAAGAAGAAGACCAATCAGATCGCGTATATGGAAAAGGAGGACGCTTGCTAAAGGATGAAGAGTACCATTATAAATATGATGTTGAGGGTCATTTGATTTTGAAGAGTAAACGAAGGATCAATGAGAAATTGGCAATGCCAAAGCATGACAATATACTAGATAAGTGGTTAGGAAGTGGAAAGCCGAGTAAGGAGGCTCAATTGGCGCATGAGAATTGGCAGTTGGGAGATTGGGGGTATGTTTGGTATGGAAATGGTCGATTAAAAGAGGTGAAGAATCCAGATGGAAGTGTTGTAAAGATGGAGTATGATGCTTTGGGAAGGCGAACGTCTAAACGCGCTCAAGGGAAGGTAACGCGTTTCTTTTGGGATGGGAATGTTTTATTACATGAATGGAATCATAAAGAGGAGGATACTCCAGCAGTAGTGGTAGATGCAATAGGGATGCTAAGCTATGACAAGGTTGCACCTATAGAGAATTTAGTGACATGGGTATATGAATCAGGTCGTTTTGTACCCTCCGCCAAGTTAGTAGGCGGGGAGCGTTATAGTATTTTAAGTGATTACTTAGGTACGCCTATTCAGGCATATGATGCAAGAGGAAATATCGTATGGGAATGTGAGTTGGATATTTATGGAAAAGTACGTAATTTGCATGGAGAAAAAACGTTCATTCCTTTCCGTTACCAAGGGCAATATGAAGATATTGAAACAGGGTTGTATTACAATCGTTTTAGATATTATTCACCTGATACAGGTACGTATATCTCACAAGATCCGATAGGGTTATTAGGTAACAATCCGAATTTTTATGCGTATGTACATGATGTAAATTCAGAAACCGACGTATTTGGACTTAACAAAGCTCCTATTAATTTAGGTGGTGGTTTTAGAGGAAGGCTTGATCAATTTAATATGGGGCATGGAGTAGATTTTGAGTTTCATGTTTATGATAAAAATATGAAAGAAGTAGGTATTTTTGGTAGTGAAGGCTTTATGAATAAACACGGAATCGCAGGGGCTGATGTTGATGTCCCTAAGAGTGTGCAGCAGAGATTAAAAGGAATGGCGGTAGACCAATTGAGAAAAGGAGGAAGATTAGGAGCGAAAGGAACCGAAAATATAAAAGGAAATAAATGGAAACGACCGAGATTAAAAGGTTGTAATTAA
- a CDS encoding RHS repeat-associated core domain-containing protein: MFGLNLGYKSTPIQAYDARGNIVWECELDIYGKVRNLHGEKTFIPFRFSGQYEDIETGLYYNRFRYYSPDTGTYISKDPIGLLGNNPNLYAYVKDSNSRIDPFGLFDWKGHLEKISGTKSPSGMERPHAHHIVFKKGHANQQAILKESKSILEKYKIDWLKGKENLTWAPNKNHSKKAAQRVLDALKIADKKGTREAVVDALSEMGKKFANDTICK, encoded by the coding sequence TTGTTTGGTTTAAATTTAGGGTATAAAAGTACCCCTATTCAGGCATATGATGCAAGAGGAAATATCGTATGGGAATGTGAGTTGGATATTTATGGAAAAGTACGTAATTTGCATGGAGAAAAAACGTTCATTCCTTTCCGTTTTTCGGGGCAATATGAAGATATTGAAACAGGGTTGTATTACAACCGTTTTAGATATTATTCACCTGATACAGGTACGTATATCTCAAAAGACCCGATAGGGTTATTAGGTAACAACCCCAATTTGTATGCGTATGTAAAGGATAGTAATAGTAGGATTGATCCGTTTGGATTATTTGATTGGAAAGGTCATCTAGAAAAAATATCTGGAACAAAATCTCCTTCTGGTATGGAACGTCCACATGCCCATCATATAGTATTTAAAAAAGGGCATGCTAATCAACAAGCTATACTAAAAGAGAGTAAGTCTATTTTAGAAAAATATAAGATAGATTGGCTTAAAGGTAAAGAAAACCTTACATGGGCTCCTAATAAAAATCATAGTAAAAAAGCTGCTCAAAGAGTACTTGATGCTTTAAAAATAGCCGATAAGAAAGGTACAAGAGAAGCCGTAGTAGATGCACTTTCTGAAATGGGTAAAAAATTTGCTAACGATACTATTTGTAAATAA
- a CDS encoding DUF4303 domain-containing protein: protein MKKFDYIKFQEELKSSLINIFNDNKNDICGFALSSDEDARSVTVSINTRLHLMNCWKEDEDEDNEYYKWYPAEWKLEAINDDKINELSLIIFNLERTQNPDDDKRAIYELLVDTLKQLKQEGLFSSMDDNFVLVFNVTDSDDLERDLRWISELNDKKLFSEYKSWSETW, encoded by the coding sequence ATGAAAAAATTCGATTACATAAAATTTCAAGAAGAACTTAAATCTAGCTTGATAAATATTTTCAATGATAATAAAAATGATATTTGTGGTTTTGCATTATCTTCTGATGAAGATGCAAGGAGTGTTACTGTGTCTATAAATACACGATTACACCTAATGAATTGTTGGAAAGAAGATGAAGATGAAGATAATGAGTATTATAAATGGTATCCAGCTGAATGGAAGTTAGAGGCTATTAATGATGATAAAATAAATGAACTAAGTTTAATTATTTTTAATTTGGAGAGAACACAAAACCCTGATGATGATAAGAGGGCTATTTATGAATTATTAGTGGACACTCTAAAACAGCTTAAACAAGAAGGGTTATTTTCTTCAATGGATGATAATTTTGTTTTAGTTTTTAATGTCACTGATAGTGATGATTTAGAACGTGATTTAAGATGGATAAGTGAACTCAATGACAAAAAATTGTTTTCTGAATATAAAAGTTGGTCGGAAACTTGGTAA
- a CDS encoding RHS repeat-associated core domain-containing protein produces the protein MDIYGKVRNLHGEKTFIPFRYQGQYEDVETGLYYNRFRYYSPDTGTYISKDPIGLLGNNPNFYAYVKDSNSWVDPFGLSPWGNINDFGNWFDSASVQDVLNNKDAVSRALRSPGGKHEMFPVSQAAKAKELGFTHSELMELTVKTSDIEFVDVPDRKGNLHTGRHVSSGVPNNPASSNFHKRLIKDLKGAKTKAEARAIIKKHNDAHMRIKGCK, from the coding sequence TTGGATATTTATGGAAAAGTACGTAATTTGCATGGAGAAAAAACGTTCATTCCTTTCCGTTACCAAGGACAGTATGAAGATGTTGAAACAGGGCTGTATTATAACCGTTTTAGATATTATTCACCTGATACAGGTACGTATATCTCAAAAGACCCGATTGGGTTATTAGGTAACAATCCGAATTTTTATGCGTATGTAAAGGATAGTAATAGCTGGGTGGATCCGTTTGGACTTTCTCCATGGGGAAATATTAATGATTTTGGAAACTGGTTTGATAGTGCTTCTGTTCAAGATGTATTAAATAATAAGGATGCTGTATCAAGAGCATTAAGAAGTCCTGGAGGTAAACATGAGATGTTCCCTGTTTCTCAAGCAGCAAAAGCAAAAGAATTAGGTTTTACTCATTCTGAGCTTATGGAATTAACTGTAAAAACTAGTGATATTGAGTTTGTTGATGTTCCAGATAGAAAAGGAAATTTACATACAGGTCGCCATGTTTCTAGTGGTGTTCCTAATAATCCCGCCTCTTCTAACTTCCACAAAAGATTGATAAAAGATTTAAAAGGAGCTAAAACAAAAGCGGAAGCAAGAGCTATTATAAAGAAGCATAATGATGCACACATGAGAATTAAAGGATGCAAATAG
- a CDS encoding RHS repeat-associated core domain-containing protein: MRVSLTNNTKNKNHNGSCGFLFGLNLGYKSTPIQAYDARGNIVWECELDIYGKVRNLHGEKTFIPFRYQGQYEDVETGLYYNRFRYYSPDTGTYISKDPIGLLGNNPNFYAYVKDSNTWVDPFGLSGIFPTSIVWTATSPKGTGNAYKVFQQDIDWDIVNPKTGLTNLEAALKTGKAPIGSDGKSINLHHSKQQGHGPLFEVTDTIHKKFDRTNALHPYKVSGEGQNPFDPVNRKAFDNDRTNYWKYRGREEKARRNKLKGCK, from the coding sequence GTGCGAGTAAGTTTAACAAATAATACTAAAAACAAAAACCACAATGGAAGTTGTGGTTTTTTGTTTGGTTTAAATTTAGGGTATAAAAGTACGCCTATTCAAGCATATGATGCAAGAGGAAATATCGTATGGGAATGTGAGTTGGATATTTATGGAAAAGTACGTAATTTGCATGGAGAAAAAACGTTCATTCCTTTCCGTTACCAAGGGCAATATGAAGATGTTGAAACAGGGCTGTATTATAACCGTTTTAGATATTACTCACCTGATACAGGTACGTATATATCAAAAGATCCGATTGGGTTATTAGGTAACAATCCGAATTTTTATGCGTATGTAAAGGATAGTAATACTTGGGTTGATCCGTTTGGATTATCTGGGATATTTCCGACATCTATAGTTTGGACGGCAACAAGTCCTAAAGGAACAGGAAATGCATATAAGGTATTTCAACAAGATATTGATTGGGATATAGTTAACCCAAAAACAGGGCTAACAAATTTGGAGGCAGCATTAAAAACAGGTAAAGCACCAATTGGATCTGATGGTAAGTCGATAAATTTGCATCATTCTAAACAGCAAGGACATGGACCTCTATTTGAAGTAACAGATACTATTCATAAAAAGTTTGATAGAACCAATGCTTTACACCCTTATAAGGTAAGCGGAGAGGGGCAAAATCCATTTGATCCAGTTAATAGAAAGGCTTTTGATAATGATAGAACTAATTATTGGAAGTATAGGGGGAGGGAAGAAAAAGCTAGAAGAAATAAACTAAAAGGATGTAAATAA
- a CDS encoding RHS repeat domain-containing protein: MTWVYESGRFVPSAKLVGTERYSILSDYLGTPIQAYDARGNIVWECELDIYGKVRNLHGEKTFIPFRYQGQYEDVETGLYYNRFRYYSPDTGIYISQDPIGLHGGFKPYEYSEDTNILIDPFGLITIANLDGVKIIAYPGPEATDLRPEHKPYHVHVEEAGNKTRVLMEDYETGGKKHKVGDVFPDDPSMTKKMKKVLKKLNLSDLAEKAKNVFHKGCA, translated from the coding sequence GTGACATGGGTATATGAATCAGGTCGTTTTGTACCCTCCGCCAAGTTAGTAGGAACAGAACGGTATAGCATTTTAAGTGACTACTTAGGCACGCCTATTCAGGCATATGATGCAAGAGGAAATATCGTATGGGAATGTGAGTTGGATATTTATGGAAAAGTACGTAATTTGCATGGAGAAAAAACGTTCATTCCTTTCCGTTACCAAGGGCAATATGAAGATGTTGAAACAGGGCTGTATTACAACCGTTTTAGATATTACTCACCTGATACAGGAATTTATATAAGTCAAGATCCGATTGGGCTGCATGGAGGATTTAAACCTTATGAATACTCAGAAGATACAAATATCTTAATAGATCCATTTGGTTTAATTACTATTGCCAATTTAGACGGTGTTAAAATCATTGCATATCCTGGTCCAGAAGCTACAGATCTTAGACCAGAACATAAACCATATCATGTACATGTTGAAGAAGCAGGTAATAAGACCCGTGTTTTAATGGAAGATTATGAAACTGGCGGAAAAAAACACAAAGTAGGAGATGTTTTTCCAGATGATCCTTCTATGACTAAAAAGATGAAGAAAGTATTAAAAAAACTCAATTTGAGTGACCTAGCAGAAAAAGCAAAAAATGTATTTCATAAAGGATGTGCTTAA
- a CDS encoding RHS repeat domain-containing protein: MLYGNIGLSNKFRIAIQAYDARGNIVWECELDIYGKVRNLHGEKTFIPFRFSGQYEDIETGLYYNRFRYYSPDTGTYISKDPIGLLGNNPNLYAYVPDVNSWVDVFGLDCGKKIYRGTDNGLEKAIAEETGYIMSDAAKKYYMEAMYSGMSKNKAISNALEASKKAHKTNIEYFGSLENYMKAHSLKGTEIGGAAERSLISFTTDPSVTSRFGSDVFKASKSDIFSKTLVGGSESEVFVAHMVKVF; this comes from the coding sequence TTGCTTTATGGAAACATTGGACTATCGAATAAATTTCGCATAGCTATTCAGGCATATGATGCAAGAGGAAATATCGTATGGGAATGTGAGTTGGATATTTATGGAAAAGTACGTAATTTGCATGGAGAAAAAACGTTCATTCCTTTCCGTTTTTCGGGGCAATATGAAGATATTGAAACAGGGTTGTATTACAACCGTTTTAGATATTATTCACCTGATACAGGTACGTATATCTCAAAAGACCCGATTGGGTTATTAGGTAACAATCCAAACTTATATGCGTATGTGCCTGATGTTAATAGTTGGGTAGATGTTTTTGGTTTAGATTGTGGCAAGAAAATCTATAGAGGGACTGATAATGGTCTAGAAAAAGCAATTGCTGAAGAAACAGGTTATATTATGAGTGATGCTGCAAAAAAATACTATATGGAAGCAATGTATTCAGGTATGAGTAAGAATAAGGCAATATCTAATGCTTTGGAAGCTTCCAAGAAAGCTCATAAGACTAATATTGAGTATTTTGGGTCTTTAGAAAATTATATGAAAGCCCATTCTTTAAAGGGAACAGAAATAGGTGGAGCAGCTGAAAGATCGTTAATTTCTTTCACAACAGATCCATCTGTTACTTCTAGGTTTGGTTCAGATGTATTTAAAGCGTCTAAAAGTGATATATTTTCTAAGACACTAGTGGGCGGTAGTGAATCAGAAGTTTTTGTAGCTCACATGGTTAAAGTTTTTTAG
- a CDS encoding SMI1/KNR4 family protein has product MNYYGEIKKIIEEDDTFYIEGKVSNMIIKESEDILQVKFPTEYKKYISECGCIGFGDSILFGLDPDGGNEERGTVLGDTLFARTEFSLSKEYIVVEYQDYENLYALKCSLNKELNDSSVYSFDINYDNKLASPVKVSDSFKEHFKSFVDSLKE; this is encoded by the coding sequence ATGAATTATTACGGTGAAATAAAAAAAATAATAGAAGAAGATGATACTTTTTATATTGAAGGAAAAGTATCAAATATGATTATTAAAGAAAGTGAGGATATACTTCAAGTGAAGTTTCCCACTGAATATAAAAAGTATATTTCAGAATGTGGTTGTATCGGGTTTGGAGATAGTATATTATTCGGATTAGATCCTGATGGAGGAAATGAAGAAAGAGGAACAGTATTAGGAGATACTTTATTTGCTAGGACAGAGTTTTCACTAAGTAAAGAGTATATTGTAGTAGAGTATCAGGATTATGAGAATTTATATGCTTTAAAATGCTCTTTAAATAAAGAGTTAAATGATTCTTCGGTTTATAGTTTTGATATAAATTATGATAATAAGTTAGCTAGTCCAGTTAAAGTGTCAGATAGTTTTAAAGAACATTTTAAATCATTTGTTGATTCATTAAAAGAATAG
- a CDS encoding DUF6261 family protein, whose product MNVPFLNRYRNGEFLQYLKDVLKLLAEQDVTALQLTQQQNNLQPLVTAIDTVFKQDQGSIITQELVHLDEQRDKALTGLRYLINAYLQHYDTAIVNAATALFNNINKHGNNIQRLNYQEETAVLDSIITDWQTEKELVNAVTLLNIRAWLDHLKTVNTNFAIRYLARVEEQAANPTENILEFRTEATNMYRELIAHINAHQTLGTKGAYNTLQEQISVLAKQYNQVVENRTANNTTQEESKEANNNLTVD is encoded by the coding sequence ATGAATGTTCCTTTTTTAAACCGTTATCGTAACGGTGAATTTTTACAATACCTTAAAGATGTATTAAAACTACTTGCTGAGCAAGATGTAACAGCATTACAACTTACGCAGCAACAAAACAATTTACAACCCTTGGTTACTGCTATTGATACTGTTTTTAAACAAGACCAAGGTAGTATTATTACTCAAGAATTAGTACATCTTGATGAACAGCGTGATAAAGCACTAACAGGTTTACGTTATCTTATTAATGCCTATTTACAACATTATGATACTGCCATTGTGAACGCTGCAACTGCGTTGTTTAATAATATTAACAAACATGGTAATAATATACAACGACTAAATTACCAAGAGGAAACCGCTGTATTAGATAGCATTATTACTGACTGGCAAACCGAAAAAGAACTTGTAAATGCTGTAACATTATTAAATATAAGGGCTTGGCTAGATCATTTAAAAACAGTAAACACCAATTTTGCTATACGTTATTTAGCCCGTGTTGAAGAACAAGCTGCAAATCCTACTGAAAATATTTTAGAATTTAGAACAGAGGCTACCAATATGTATAGAGAACTTATTGCACATATTAATGCACACCAAACATTAGGCACAAAAGGAGCTTATAACACTTTACAAGAACAAATAAGTGTATTAGCCAAACAATACAACCAAGTAGTTGAAAATAGAACTGCAAATAATACAACCCAAGAAGAATCTAAAGAAGCTAATAATAACCTAACTGTTGATTAA
- a CDS encoding RHS repeat-associated core domain-containing protein yields MDIYERVRNLHGEKTLIPFRYQEQYEDIETELYYNRFRYYSPDIGTYIPKDRVIG; encoded by the coding sequence TTGGATATCTATGAAAGAGTACGTAATTTGCATGGAGAAAAAACGCTCATTCCTTTCCGTTACCAAGAGCAATATGAAGATATTGAAACAGAGTTGTATTACAACCGTTTTAGATATTACAGCCCTGATATAGGTACATATATACCTAAAGATAGGGTTATTGGGTAA
- a CDS encoding DUF6939 family protein, which yields MRVEGVWQGLKVFESSDIDVKKN from the coding sequence TTGAGAGTAGAAGGGGTTTGGCAAGGTTTAAAAGTATTCGAATCGAGTGATATTGATGTTAAAAAAAATTGA